In Nicotiana tabacum cultivar K326 chromosome 11, ASM71507v2, whole genome shotgun sequence, a single window of DNA contains:
- the LOC142165955 gene encoding uncharacterized protein LOC142165955 — protein MIANESVDYLLRMKKRGVACKLDLEKAYDHVNWSCLLSILRQMNFGYTWIDGSIFSRMLMKAEKLGWIKGMHFGRFGDNRVTVSHILYADDTLLFCEAEKEQILYLKGVLQVFEVVTGLRTNLAKSSIFSINADNTVEELATILGCKVEKFPTIYLGLPLGARKNDQNMWQGVLDRCANKLVPWKKQYLSMGG, from the exons ATGATTGCTAATGAGAGTGTTGATTATCTGCTGAGAATGAAGAAGAGAGGTGTTGCTTGCAAATTGGATCTTGAGAAAGCTTATGACCATGTGAATTGGTCTTGTCTGTTAAGCATTCTAAGGCAAATGAACTTTGGCTACACATGGATTGATGGATCAA tttttagtaggaTGTTAATGAAGGCAGAGAAATTGGGATGGATTAAAGGGATGCACTTTGGCAGATTTGGTGATAATAGAGTCACAGTCTCTCATATTTTATATGCTGATGATACCCTCCTATTTTGCGAAGCAGAGAAAGAGCAAATTTTATACCTCAAAGGAGTTCTGCAAGTTTTTGAAGTAGTGACTGGATTAAGAACTAACCTGGCCAAAAGTAGCATATTTAGCATCAATGCCGATAATACAGTTGAGGAGTTGGCTACTATTTTGGGTTGTAAGGTTGAGAAATTTCCAACAATATATCTTGGGCTTCCTCTGGGTGCTAGAAAAAATGATCAGAACATGTGGCAAGGGGTCTTGGATAGATGTGCAAATAAATTGGTTCCCTGGAAGAAACAATATTTATCTATGGGAGGTTGA